The bacterium genome segment GGAAGTCGGCGATCTTCCCGCACTGGATCAGGGTGAAGGCCTCGAAGAGCTCGTCCACCGTCCCGATGCCGCCGGGGAGCGCCACGAAGGCGTAGGAGTACTTGAAGAGCATCACCTTGCGGACGAAGAAGTGCCGGAACGTCACCCACCTGTCGAGGTAGAGGTTGGGCTTCTGCTCGAAGGGAAGCTCGATGTTGCAGCCGACCGAAACGCCTCCCGCCTCTCTCGCCCCGCGGTTGGCGGCTTCCATGATGCCGGGCCCGCCGCCGGTCATGACGGTGAAGCCCAGCCGGGCCAGGCTGGCGCCCAAGTCCCGGGCGAAGGTGTAGTAGGGATCGCCCTCCTCGATGCGGGCCGAGCCGAAGACGGTGACGCAGGGCCCGACGAAGTGAAGCGCCCGGAAGCCTTTCAGAAACTCGAAAAAGACGCGGACGATGAACCAAAGCTCCGCAAGGCGAGAGCGCGGCCCGATGAGGTAGTTCTGCACGCCGTTGCTGTAGCGGATAGGTGATTTCATCACATCATGCCCCGCAAACTGGAAAGTGGAAGGGATACCGGTGCAGGCCCTCGCCGCCCGATGGCCGGACGATCATGGCGGCGCCGAGCGGGAGGCCGTCCGGGGTGGTGGGGTTCGGCTGCGTTGCGGCGAAAGTCGTTCATCCTGCGCCTCCTGACAGAGTACCGGCCGGGGCGGGCCCGTTTGTCCCATGGGCCCGCGGTGTCATTCCGAGGGAGCACAGGGAACCCAAGCGAACGAGTTCGCTTGGGGGCCGCAGCGAGAGAGGAATCTGCTGTGGAAAAGCGGATTCCTCGCGCCGGGC includes the following:
- a CDS encoding TIGR00730 family Rossman fold protein, producing the protein MKSPIRYSNGVQNYLIGPRSRLAELWFIVRVFFEFLKGFRALHFVGPCVTVFGSARIEEGDPYYTFARDLGASLARLGFTVMTGGGPGIMEAANRGAREAGGVSVGCNIELPFEQKPNLYLDRWVTFRHFFVRKVMLFKYSYAFVALPGGIGTVDELFEAFTLIQCGKIADFPIVLMGSQYWLPMLHMLDEMEEEGTISPGDRDLILVTDSVFEAIHHIEGRTIERFRLRKVRLPKPNPFLAER